From Pelmatolapia mariae isolate MD_Pm_ZW linkage group LG22, Pm_UMD_F_2, whole genome shotgun sequence, a single genomic window includes:
- the LOC135932890 gene encoding lactose-binding lectin l-2-like, translating to MILLLFLLGLALGAPSESPSDDNEVKLQLGNCPPFWWNFNGRCYKYVATPMSWSDAEFHCLSQGANLVSIHNMEEENFVRSLIRNFDHAQRDTWIGLSDVHREGRWMWSDGSVARFFNWKTGEPNNDGEEDCVTNNYHTVKKWNDNKCSYSLASVCVKRKVCA from the exons ATGATCTTGCTCCTCTTCCTGCTCGGTCTGGCTCTGGGTGCTCCTTCTGAGTCTCCTTCTGATGACAATGAAGTAAAGCTCCAACTTG GAAACTGTCCCCCATTCTGGTGGAACTTCAACGGCCGCTGCTATAAGTATGTAGCTACACCAATGAGCTGGTCTGATGCAGAGTTCCACTGTTTGTCACAGGGAGCCAACCTGGTGTCTATCCACAACATGGAGGAAGAGAACTTTGTCAGATCCCTGATCAGGAACTTCGATCATGCTCAGAGAGACACTTGGATTGGACTCAGTGATGTTCACAGAGAGGGCAGATGGATGTGGTCTGATGGCTCTGTGGCACGCTTTTTTAACTGGAAAACAGGCGAGCCAAACAATGATGGAGAAGAGGACTGTGTTACAAACAACTATCATACAGTTAAGAAGTGGAATGACAACAAATGCTCTTATAGCCTTGCCTCTGTTTGTGTAAAACGCAAAGTCTGTGCTTAG
- the sp4 gene encoding transcription factor Sp4 has protein sequence MSDSKKESSGTEGGKASKRGKSSGSQDSSQPSPLALLAATCSKIGGQGGAEGAQGQAGAQQIQVQAGQIQLQAGQIQGQIVVDTAGGQALVPQQLELVPAQFTGNGWQIITAAPTMAKENTSQPVAVTVATTLANDSSPGGRKVKAVGGTNSVAANQQQQFQIIQVQNLPNAGAGVQYQVIPHLQTADGQQIHISPQTASIGAVPEQVQLIQTPSSGQTQAIIQPTNQQAILTSTANQTVPLQIRPAQSFPLQLQTLQGSQTPVMTTVPINLGGMTLALPVINNVGGGGAVQLIQSADGTFSVANGNQLVTTAVSGAAPTTAAAGSTTAVAEGDSVPDGAQVVSAGSEGGSADAQVQSSEADSQSQNQTNGLQNQTDTPGAIQQVIVGQVGHQLVQQIQLQPQAQSQGQAQGQQQPQHIQTLQLAPGQTLQPIQAFPNSAQVLIRTPTLSPSGQLTWQTLQLPGGVSLQGGLGTALPQQLTLAPVAGGTAVGSGGLVSLSGAPLTLSAAQINPGSGVQTVSIAGLSTAGVQVQGVPLTITGLQGQPQGQDGVKVQSSPVTVTVGNVASGSSMSPDQLSSVQSSSDQEGPPSKRLRRVACSCPNCRDGEGRNSGDPTKKKQHICHMEGCGKVYGKTSHLRAHLRWHTGERPFVCNWIFCGKRFTRSDELQRHRRTHTGEKRFECPECSKRFMRSDHLSKHIKTHQNKKSSAAVAIITTDDMEEDTPEDLGASPQIVAVATLSRDSDPATPTTSNHLEEEEEEEEEFE, from the exons ATGAGTG ACTCGAAGAAGGAATCATCTGGAACTGAAGGAGGGAAAGCATCTAAAAGGGGGAAAAGTTCTGGATCACAG GATTCCTCTCAGCCCTCTCCATTGGCTCTGCTAGCAGCCACCTGCAGTAAGATCGGAGGGCAGGGGGGAGCAGAGGGGGCACAGGGCCAAGCAGGGGCCCAGCAGATCCAGGTCCAGGCTGGTCAGATCCAGTTGCAGGCGGGACAGATCCAGGGTCAAATAgtggtggacacagctgggGGTCAGGCCTTAGTGCCCCAGCAGCTAGAACTGGTCCCGGCACAGTTCACAGGGAACGGCTGGCAGATCATTACAGCAGCGCCTACTATGGCCAAGGAGAACACCAGTCAACCTGTTGCTGTGACCGTGGCCACCACCTTGGCTAATGACAGCTCACCTGGTGGACGTAAG GTAAAGGCAGTAGGTGGGACCAACAGTGTTgcagccaatcagcagcagcaaTTTCAGATCATCCAGGTTCAGAACCTGCCCAATGCCGGAGCAGGAGTCCAGTATCAGGTCATCCCGCACTTGCAGACTGCAGATGGACAGCAGATCCACATCAGCCCTCAAACAGCATCCATCGGGGCCGTTCCCGAGCAGGTTCAGCTCATCCAGACTCCGAGTTCGGGCCAGACCCAAGCTATCATTCAACCCACCAACCAGCAGGCCATCCTGACGAGTACAGCCAATCAGACGGTTCCACTGCAGATCCGTCCTGCGCAGTCATTCCCACTTCAGCTGCAGACTCTGCAAGGCTCCCAAACTCCTGTCATGACCACAGTACCTATAAACCTTGGTGGCATGACCCTGGCTTTGCCTGTGATCAATAATGTCGGAGGGGGTGGAGCTGTGCAGCTTATCCAATCAGCAGATGGCACATTCTCTGTTGCTAATGGCAACCAGCtggtgacaacagctgtgtcaGGGGCGGCTCCTACCACAGCTGCAGCTGGATCAACAACGGCAGTAGCCGAAGGCGACAGCGTGCCTGATGGGGCTCAAGTGGTTTCAGCTGGATCAGAGGGTGGATCAGCTGACGCCCAAGTGCAGAGCAGCGAGGCAGACTCTCAAAGCCAGAATCAGACCAACGGGCTACAGAACCAGACAGACACACCTGGAGCCATTCAGCAGGTGATTGTGGGCCAGGTGGGGCACCAGTTGGTGCAGCAGATCCAGCTGCAGCCCCAGGCTCAGAGTCAGGGTCAGGCACAGGGCCAACAGCAACCTCAGCACATTCAGACCCTGCAGCTGGCTCCTGGACAGACCTTGCAGCCCATCCAGGCCTTCCCGAACTCTGCCCAGGTCCTTATTCGTACCCCAACCCTATCACCCTCTGGGCAGCTCACCTGGCAAACGCTGCAGCTACCCGGTGGAGTTTCCCTGCAGGGTGGTCTCGGGACAGCTTTGCCACAGCAGCTGACGCTGGCTCCGGTAGCTGGTGGGACTGCAGTTGGAAGTGGGGGGCTAGTCTCTCTTAGTGGAGCTCCCTTGACGCTAAGTGCAGCCCAGATAAACCCTGGGTCAGGGGTGCAGACGGTCAGCATTGCAGGACTGAGCACAGCTGGGGTCCAGGTGCAGGGCGTACCGCTCACTATTACTGGTCTACAGG GTCAACCACAGGGTCAAGATGGGGTCAAAGTTCAGTCATCTCCAGTGACTGTCACTGTGGGCAATGTTGCATCAGGTTCGTCAATGAGTCCAGACCAGCTGAGCTCTGTGCAAAGTTCTTCAGACCAGGAGGGACCGCCCAGCAAGAGGCTTCGACGTGTTGCCTGCTCTTGTCCAAACTGCAGGGATGGAGAGGGAAG GAACAGCGGGGATCCCACAAAGAAAAAGCAGCATATCTGCCACATGGAGGGCTGCGGGAAGGTCTACGGAAAGACATCCCACCTACGGGCCCACCTGCGCTGGCACACCGGTGAGAGGCCGTTTGTCTGTAACTGGATCTTCTGTGGCAAGAGGTTCACCCGGAGCgacgagctgcagagacacCGGAGAACGCACACAG GAGaaaagcgctttgagtgtcCCGAATGCTCCAAGCGCTTCATGCGCAGCGACCACCTCTCGAAGCACATCAAGACCCACCAGAACAAGAAGAGCAGCGCCGCGGTGGCAATCATCACCACCGACGACATGGAGGAAGACACTCCCGAGGACCTCGGCGCCTCCCCGCAGATTGTCGCCGTAGCAACACTGTCGCGTGACTCTGACCCCGCTACACCGACCACTTCCAATCacctggaggaagaggaggaggaagaggaggagtttGAGTAG
- the cdca7b gene encoding cell division cycle-associated 7-like protein: MPQFGYKRSKMTLTSKAPCFKSKYITAELAHLFTQSDSEEDFEGFSEDEEEEDRGHFNKRLRTKVVDSEEDSDIDTGFHSDEEEAPTAKRRSLLVALRFPVKRVSSPKKETQEKSVKKPVKGKSPSQISRGRQKVKQKQHEEKEEEEDEDKEEEELSHSLKKRDKNIQENKAMLAKLFADLSTTMADLTAPNTPQKKKRLSERATPKKRKSETDVVSERRNPSRKARPPENFAVEEKSEPVHVRSPRTVDIKSLVEVDEDHVGEKHKKRRSQSSRRSQYCVKSVDEITKEDLDNIAYRSKDKIWDKENGSSCHQCRQKTLDTKTVCRSGFCVGAKGQFCGPCLKNRYGEDVRTVLLEPTWSCPICRGMCNCSLCRKKEGRCATGILVGLARYNGHDNVHEYLESIRKELQ; encoded by the exons ATGCCACAGTTTGGTTATAAACGGAGTAAAATGACTCTCACGTCAAAG GCTCCATGCTTCAAATCCAAGTATATAACTGCCGAGCTGGCTCATCTGTTCACCCAGTCAGACAGTGAGGAGGACTTTGAAGGTTTCAGTGAggatgaggaagaagaggatAGAGGACACTTTAACAAACGACTAAGGACTAAA GTGGTGGATTCAGAAGAGGACAGTGACATAGACACAGGCTTCCACTCTGATGAGGAGGAGGCCCCCACAGCAAAGAGAAGGAGTCTTTTAGTAGCTCTGAG GTTTCCCGTCAAAAGAGTGTCTTCACCCAAGAAGGAAACACAAGAGAAAAGTGTTAAAAAGCCAGTCAAAGGAAAATCTCCCTCACAGATATCCAGAGGAAGGCAGAAGGTGAAGCAGAAACAGCAtgaagaaaaggaggaggaggaggatgaagacaaagaggaggaggagctctCTCATAGCCTAAAGAAACGAGACAAGAACATCCAAGAAAACAAGGCCATG ctGGCCAAGTTGTTTGCTGATCTGAGCACCACGATGGCTGACCTGACAGCACCCAACACTCCTCAG AAGAAGAAACGGCTGTCAGAGAGGGCAACGCCAAAGAAACGCAAGTCTGAAACGGACGTGGTGTCAGAAAGGAGGAACCCGTCGCGTAAGGCTCGTCCTCCTGAGAACTTTGCAGTGGAGGAAAAGAGCGAGCCAGTTCATGTCCGAAGCCCCCGTACTGTAGACATCAAGAGTCTGGTGGAG GTGGACGAGGACCATGTTggtgagaaacacaaaaagagAAGGAGCCAGTCTTCCAGGAGGAGTCAATATTGCGTGAAGTCGGTCGACGAGATCACCAAAGAAGACCTGGACAACATAGCGTACCGCAGCAAAGACAAGATCTGGGACAAGGAGAAT GGAAGCTCGTGTCACCAGTGCAGACAGAAGACTCTGGACACTAAGACAGTGTGTCGCAGTGGTTTCTGTGTGGGGGCCAAAGGTCAGTTCTGTGGACCGTGCTTGAAGAACCGCTATGGAGAGGACGTACGCACCGTGCTGCTAGAACCG ACGTGGTCGTGTCCCATCTGCCGAGGGATGTGCAACTGCAGCCTGTGTCGTAAGAAAGAGGGCCGCTGTGCCACCGGTATTCTGGTCGGTTTGGCTCGCTACAACGGCCACGACAACGTGCACGAGTATTTGGAGAG TATTCGAAAAGAGCTGCAGTGA
- the LOC135932896 gene encoding lactose-binding lectin l-2-like: MILLLFLFGLALGAPSESPSDDNEVKPQLMKLLRGSCPTLWWSFNSRCYKYVATHLSWADAELYCLSQGANLVSIHNTEEENFVRSLIRNFDHEQRPTWIGLSDIHKEGRWMWSDGSVVGFVNWNAGEPNNVAGKEHCATNNFSSPKKWNDCPCAHSFSSVCLKRKD, encoded by the exons ATGATCTTGCTCCTCTTCTTGTTCGGTCTGGCTCTGGGTGCTCCTTCTGAGTCTCCTTCTGATGACAATGAAGTGAAGCCACAGCTTA TGAAGCTGCTACGTGGAAGCTGTCCCACATTGTGGTGGAGCTTCAACAGCCGCTGCTACAAATATGTGGCCACACACTTGAGCTGGGCTGATGCAGAACTCTACTGTCTGTCACAGGGAGCCAACCTGGTGTCTATCCACAACACTGAAGAAGAGAACTTTGTCAGATCCCTGATCAGGAACTTCGATCATGAACAGAGACCCACCTGGATTGGACTCAGTGACATCCACAAAGAGGGCAGATGGATGTGGTCTGATGGGTCTGTGGTAGGTTTTGTTAACTGGAATGCAGGCGAGCCAAACAACGTGGCAGGAAAAGAGCACTGTGCTACAAACAACTTTAGCTCACCTAAGAAGTGGAATGACTGCCCATGTGCTCACAGtttttcatctgtttgtttAAAGCGCAAAGACTAA